The Clostridioides sp. ES-S-0010-02 genome window below encodes:
- a CDS encoding helix-turn-helix domain-containing protein yields the protein MISYTPLWKLLIDRKIRKMEFVNISGISISVLGRLGNDKSVSMDTMEKICLALDCKIEDVVEIKKDV from the coding sequence ATGATTTCATACACTCCATTGTGGAAATTGCTAATTGATAGAAAAATAAGAAAGATGGAATTTGTAAATATATCAGGTATAAGTATTTCTGTTTTAGGTAGATTAGGAAATGATAAGTCTGTTTCTATGGATACAATGGAAAAGATATGTTTAGCACTAGACTGTAAAATAGAAGATGTTGTAGAAATAAAAAAGGATGTTTAA
- a CDS encoding diguanylate cyclase, translating to MLTNNIIDKLTNLNGNYNLRMMLSSLETQKKPYGIMFIGIDDFEQINNLYSYSFGDRVLKKFSKSILPFLPEDISLYRLDGNGFGILYPNGDCYELTKLFNRFQDIAQCIKQINGHAISFTISGSICFYPKDGIDCDTLYQNARVTFEKAKKQGKKTLIVYSKDELTFSQYSIQLIEYLRESVLNNFKGFYLNYQPLIFNNSKKLYGCEVLLRWRNPNFEMKLGPTEFIPFLESSGLMDTVSQWVIKTALKQLKVWTKYMPNFNMNINVSYQQLEDPSFKFFILDTIKQEGISPSLITLELTENNNIKQIEEIRSSFDFLRSQGIKITFDSFGAKHSSLEIFRELSADSLKINHTLLNRITYDVIDQKIVSQIINLCHSMNMSVYVEGIENKETLKIIEQMRPEILQGFYYNEPINAEKFYEHYFEKNIESINYQEDVISKELSIEKEKSMVYSAFTPTHSMNIKELVDNAYAGIFQVGMNPEFTFLTCNEGYRRMLGYTIKEMEEKFKNQALGFVHPDDMEYVNYEIRRQLGISDIVTIEFRVVKSDGTPIWILGTGNVVKGKQGSKSLIVVIIENDRLKKRSLEMEESYWKYRRVLDNIPACVKCIHFDENFTLDYISPSFISLIGYTEKEIKSKFDGKYINLIIEEDRRVVLGDMISQVNSGDIVTLHYHVRCKDNRLISLETISRLCENDKDGKKYFYSSIVDVTEATDVTSEKSDKKSNRLVNRYQTALKQWGDILFEYSFKDGTITFSDNYYSIFEIEPRGTISEQLSNIYEEDHQILLDALENARIGNKPEAIEIRIRSKDNVHLWCSIVFNEPDKIGDATISILGKIRNIDEEKREYNKLIEQSQNDLMTGLLNKSTTEEKIRHMLLSVDENKKYALFMIDVDNFKDVNDTMGHVFGDKILIELAECLKSNFRKTDIVGRVGGDEFIAFMEYNGDKESLQKKGHDILKRLDTTFTYDKLCFEVSVSIGISRYPEDGKQFYELYHRADSALYRAKEEGKNTYCMFSI from the coding sequence ATGTTAACTAATAATATTATAGACAAATTAACGAATTTAAATGGAAATTACAATTTGAGAATGATGCTTTCAAGTCTAGAAACACAGAAAAAGCCATATGGTATTATGTTTATTGGAATTGATGATTTCGAACAAATTAATAACTTATATTCTTATTCATTTGGAGATAGGGTTTTAAAAAAGTTTTCTAAATCTATTTTACCTTTTTTACCTGAAGATATAAGTTTATATAGATTAGATGGAAATGGTTTTGGAATTTTGTATCCAAATGGAGATTGTTATGAATTAACAAAACTCTTTAATAGGTTTCAAGATATCGCACAATGTATAAAACAGATTAATGGACATGCTATTTCATTTACTATATCAGGAAGTATTTGTTTTTATCCAAAAGATGGTATAGATTGTGATACACTATACCAAAATGCACGTGTTACATTTGAAAAAGCAAAAAAGCAAGGGAAAAAAACACTAATTGTCTATTCAAAAGATGAGTTGACTTTTTCGCAGTATTCTATACAGTTGATAGAGTATCTAAGAGAAAGTGTATTAAATAATTTTAAAGGATTTTATTTAAATTATCAACCACTTATTTTTAACAATAGTAAGAAACTATATGGATGCGAAGTATTGCTTCGTTGGAGAAATCCTAATTTTGAAATGAAACTTGGTCCAACTGAATTTATACCTTTTTTAGAATCTTCTGGGCTTATGGATACAGTTAGTCAATGGGTAATTAAAACAGCTTTAAAGCAATTAAAAGTATGGACAAAATATATGCCAAATTTCAATATGAATATAAATGTGTCATATCAGCAGCTTGAAGACCCTAGCTTCAAGTTTTTTATTTTAGACACTATAAAGCAAGAGGGTATATCTCCATCTCTGATTACATTGGAATTAACAGAAAATAATAACATAAAACAAATAGAAGAAATAAGGAGTTCTTTTGATTTTCTTCGAAGTCAAGGTATTAAGATTACATTCGACAGCTTTGGAGCAAAACATTCATCTTTAGAAATTTTTCGTGAACTAAGTGCTGATTCTTTAAAAATTAATCATACTCTTTTAAACCGTATTACATATGATGTAATAGACCAAAAAATCGTCTCTCAAATTATTAATCTATGTCATAGTATGAATATGTCCGTTTATGTGGAAGGAATTGAAAATAAAGAAACTTTAAAAATAATTGAACAGATGAGACCAGAAATATTGCAAGGATTTTATTATAATGAGCCTATAAACGCAGAGAAGTTTTATGAGCATTACTTTGAAAAGAATATTGAGAGCATTAATTATCAGGAAGATGTTATATCAAAAGAACTTTCTATAGAAAAAGAAAAAAGTATGGTATATTCTGCCTTTACTCCAACACATTCAATGAATATAAAAGAATTGGTTGATAATGCTTATGCAGGCATATTTCAAGTAGGAATGAACCCTGAATTTACTTTTCTTACATGTAATGAAGGCTATAGAAGGATGTTAGGTTATACCATTAAAGAGATGGAAGAAAAATTTAAAAATCAAGCATTAGGATTTGTGCATCCAGATGATATGGAATATGTGAATTATGAAATTAGAAGGCAACTTGGAATTAGCGATATAGTTACAATTGAATTTAGGGTAGTAAAATCTGATGGAACTCCTATATGGATACTTGGAACAGGCAATGTAGTAAAAGGTAAGCAGGGTTCTAAAAGTTTAATTGTAGTCATAATAGAAAATGATAGGCTTAAGAAAAGGTCTTTAGAGATGGAAGAATCCTATTGGAAATACAGAAGAGTTTTAGATAATATTCCTGCTTGTGTAAAATGTATCCATTTTGATGAAAATTTTACTTTAGATTATATTTCTCCTAGCTTTATATCATTGATAGGTTATACAGAAAAAGAAATTAAAAGTAAGTTTGATGGAAAGTATATCAATTTAATTATAGAAGAAGATAGAAGAGTTGTACTTGGAGATATGATAAGCCAAGTTAATTCTGGAGATATAGTTACACTTCATTATCATGTTAGATGTAAAGATAATCGTTTGATTTCTTTAGAAACGATTTCTAGATTATGTGAAAATGATAAAGATGGCAAGAAGTACTTTTATTCAAGTATTGTGGATGTAACAGAGGCAACAGATGTAACTTCTGAAAAAAGTGATAAAAAATCTAATAGACTTGTTAATCGCTATCAAACAGCCTTAAAACAATGGGGAGATATATTATTTGAATATAGTTTTAAGGATGGTACAATAACATTTTCTGATAACTATTATAGTATATTTGAGATAGAACCAAGAGGAACAATTTCTGAACAATTATCAAATATTTATGAAGAAGACCATCAGATTTTACTTGACGCTTTAGAAAATGCACGTATTGGTAATAAGCCAGAAGCAATAGAGATACGTATACGTTCTAAAGATAACGTACATTTATGGTGTTCTATAGTATTTAATGAACCTGATAAGATTGGAGATGCTACTATATCGATACTAGGTAAAATAAGAAATATTGATGAAGAAAAGAGAGAGTATAATAAGTTAATTGAGCAATCTCAAAATGATTTAATGACAGGATTACTAAATAAAAGTACTACTGAGGAAAAGATAAGACACATGTTGCTATCAGTTGATGAAAATAAGAAATATGCATTATTTATGATTGATGTAGATAATTTTAAGGATGTTAATGATACTATGGGGCATGTATTTGGAGATAAAATCTTAATTGAGTTAGCGGAATGTCTAAAAAGTAATTTTAGGAAAACAGATATTGTTGGCCGTGTTGGAGGTGATGAATTTATAGCATTTATGGAGTATAATGGAGATAAAGAAAGCCTACAAAAAAAAGGTCATGATATATTAAAAAGATTAGATACCACGTTTACATATGATAAATTATGTTTTGAAGTAAGTGTAAGTATAGGTATTTCTAGATACCCAGAAGATGGGAAACAGTTTTACGAGTTGTATCATCGTGCAGATAGTGCATTGTATAGAGCAAAAGAAGAAGGTAAAAATACATATTGTATGTTTTCCATCTAA
- a CDS encoding isoprenyl transferase, protein MNNNIMYDIDLNNIPTHIAIIMDGNGRWAKSRFLPRTAGHKAGVETIRDIVKECSNLGVKHLTLYAFSTENWKRPKLEVDTLMNLLSTYLRNEIAELHQNNVKVTAIGEISALPKTCIRELNSAKEMTKDNTGVNLNLALNYGSRADIKNALIDIVKNCESGKIDINNIDEDIIKNYLSTKSIPDPDLVIRTSGEQRLSNFLLWEVAYSEFYFTDIHWPDFNKEELQKAIYLYQKRDRRFGGLK, encoded by the coding sequence ATGAATAACAACATCATGTATGACATAGACTTAAATAACATACCTACTCATATTGCTATTATAATGGATGGGAATGGAAGATGGGCAAAATCCAGATTTCTTCCAAGAACTGCAGGACATAAGGCTGGAGTAGAAACTATAAGAGATATAGTTAAAGAATGTTCAAATTTAGGTGTTAAGCACTTGACACTATATGCATTTTCAACAGAAAATTGGAAAAGACCAAAACTTGAAGTTGATACACTTATGAACTTATTATCTACATACTTAAGAAATGAAATAGCTGAACTGCATCAAAATAATGTAAAAGTAACAGCTATAGGAGAGATAAGTGCTTTACCAAAAACTTGTATAAGAGAATTAAATTCAGCTAAGGAAATGACAAAAGACAATACAGGAGTTAACTTAAATTTAGCATTGAACTATGGAAGTAGAGCAGATATAAAAAATGCTCTTATAGATATAGTAAAAAATTGTGAAAGTGGTAAAATAGATATAAACAATATTGATGAAGATATTATAAAAAACTATTTAAGCACAAAGTCTATACCAGATCCAGACTTGGTCATAAGAACAAGTGGGGAACAAAGATTGAGTAACTTTTTACTTTGGGAAGTTGCTTATTCTGAGTTTTACTTTACTGATATACATTGGCCTGATTTCAACAAAGAAGAATTACAAAAGGCTATATATTTATATCAAAAAAGAGATAGAAGATTTGGAGGACTTAAGTAA
- a CDS encoding phosphatidate cytidylyltransferase, with the protein MLTRIIASLALVPLFLFVVYGGIPLYIAEMAIVYIALHEFYKAFKIKDIHPIFIIGYIFSIYLAVKNIFNLPLEYTYAVLFILFLASIIYMLMGKSNVIDVSITFLGVFYIGVFLDFIVITINSFERGNIYVWLIFVISFMTDIFAYFSGYLLGKHKLIPKVSPKKTVEGAIGGIIGSTLCCILFGYLFGIDLLQLAIIGSIGSIIAQLGDLFASSIKRYVGIKDYGKIIPGHGGILDRFDSVILVAPFVYNTIKFFIR; encoded by the coding sequence ATGCTTACAAGAATTATTGCTTCACTAGCTCTGGTTCCATTATTTCTATTTGTTGTATATGGAGGGATTCCTCTTTATATAGCTGAGATGGCAATAGTTTATATTGCATTACATGAATTTTATAAAGCATTTAAAATAAAAGATATACATCCAATATTTATTATAGGGTATATATTTTCTATTTATTTAGCTGTAAAAAATATTTTTAACTTACCATTGGAATATACTTATGCAGTGCTTTTCATTTTATTTTTAGCAAGTATAATTTATATGTTGATGGGCAAAAGCAATGTTATAGATGTTTCGATTACATTTTTAGGAGTTTTTTATATAGGAGTATTTTTAGATTTTATAGTTATAACTATAAATAGCTTTGAAAGAGGGAATATCTATGTATGGCTTATATTTGTAATATCTTTTATGACAGATATATTTGCATATTTTAGTGGCTATTTACTTGGCAAACATAAGTTAATCCCTAAAGTGAGTCCTAAAAAGACTGTAGAAGGAGCTATTGGAGGAATAATAGGAAGTACACTTTGTTGTATTTTATTTGGGTATTTATTTGGTATTGATTTGCTTCAATTGGCTATAATAGGAAGCATAGGAAGTATAATAGCTCAATTAGGAGATTTATTTGCATCCTCAATAAAGAGATATGTAGGGATAAAGGATTATGGAAAGATAATACCTGGTCATGGGGGTATATTAGATAGATTCGATAGTGTTATATTAGTAGCACCTTTTGTATATAATACTATTAAATTTTTTATTAGATAA